GCTAGTAGATTCCGTGGATGATCTCCAGTAAGATCTCTCTGATTCGATTAGCTTCAGTTAGTCCACCTTGAACCACCTGAAACACATAGAAAGATTAACAAATTGTGTATGTTGTTATATTGCAGCACACACAGTACAAGGTGCTAAGCAAGATCTCCTTTTTGTACTATTACAAATCTTGATATCTTCGGGCTATAGTTTTTTTAATCGCTACTAAAAACCTCACTTTTTTAACATATGTTTCTCCTACCTCCACAGATGTAGTAATAAGAATAGCTCCTTTAGAGGCAGTGGCACTGGTGTCATTAATATCAAATCCAAGAACATTCATTGCCTCCATCAGTTTAGTTAATCCACCTCTTTTCTTTTGGCAGACTATTTTTATCCAAAGCTTAGTTGGGCCAATGTGAGCCACTTGAACTTCAGGCTGTTTTAGAAAGAAAGACAAAAGTTGTTTTACTGTCCTTTTAATTCAAGAATATCAAAGATTGAAACTTTGGTTTTATACATAAAGTTACCTACCTCTATGCCCCATTTACCCATCTCCTCTGCAGTATCAataatctcttcattttttgtcTCCGGTTCCTCCCCATGAATTGCCTCCATTTCAAGAAGCTGCTCACTTAGGTTGTCCACATTCATTTGTAGCTCCCTAATGTAAGTGATGGCATCAGTGATTATGGTTTCTTTAGTCATCTGAAATCAGACAAGAATTTAAACtcttttagaattaaaaaaaaaaggttaaaaattCATTCTTTATGAAATTATGTAAAGAATGAAGGGTTTTGATTCATTGCATTTGTTATGTTTGGGACCAATGAGCGTAATTGAAGAAGCCTTTCGCTAAGTTTTTGACGCCTATTTCTCTCAGCCTTAAGGTTCTTGGATTTGTATTCTTTAACTTCACCATCAATTTGCTTCCTTTTATCTGTTCTTCTTCCTACTTCCCTTTCTTCAGAGTTGTGTGAATTATCAAATGTGGTGTTGGGGGATTCCATTTTAGCACACCTAATTACTACCATTTAAAAGAGAATAGTTATAGTATGTTAAAATGGATTCCTAAATTAGAAAGGAAATCTATAGAGAGAGAGTATTGGTGCTAATGATTAATATGTTGAGTGCAGCTAAAAGAAGAGGCAATACTGCACTGGTTTTTTGTTGTAGGCAGAGAATAGGTTTATATAGGTGCTCCTCACAACAGAAACATTTCTTGGTTGTGGGAATCTTCTTGTTGCAGTTTGTTGGGCATTTCCTAATTGATCACATGTACTTGGGGTGTTTTGGAAGGACTCATTTTTGGCatgagaaagagagagagtgtgtgtgtgtgtagaGTTTTGTAGGTTCAGACACTACAACCCTTTTCAATTTTGGTCTATTACACTTTTCACTATTGTTGTTATGCAGAAAGAGATTAATTTAAACGGGGAATATGGTCAGTAAAGATTCATTTACCCCGAGTTTAACTTGTTTGGGACTAAGTTCAACAAGTACTTTTTATGTTTACATACTAACTAGTATGCATATAACATAACAATGATTGAATGGGAACGGTGATATATATAGTGCCAACCAACTATGCCTCAATTCCAAAGTAGTTGGAATCGGTTATGTATCCTCATAGTTTGATTACTTACGCGTAGTTGTTGTCTTACTAAAACCCTCCTCCATTATGAGGACTCGTAATAGGCCATAGGGTTAAAGAGTAACAGCCACCCGggaaaaaagaattaaacaGAACAAAGAATAGAAGTGGGGTaatgttcttgttagttatgtTTGTGACTACTTTGTGGTTTGTTACTGGCATTGTAAAGTACAAATGAGTGACCAGAGCTGCTTTAAGCAGGAATTTTATTCgcctttcacttttttttacgCCTGACAggaataatttcttttaaagtaCAACTACATTAAAGCACTAGAAAGAGTTTATGGTATTCCAAGTATGTGTTTTGTGCTTTAACCAGTCAAAAACCAAAATATGGTACAACAAGATACCTAGTCTAGTCTAGGTCTGGAGGATGATGTGTACGTAGTTTTATCTAAAAATAACGGGAGATAAAgatgataaattattttaactgtataaatattttttccacaCTTATATCACAAACAAAAGTAGCACTACATGTTAATGCACACTGTCCGTCCTGTCTAAAGAGGAGAAATTAAATACAAGTGCAGAATTATGATGCAATAACTTATAATTCTGGTATGGAAAAAGACCATAGGAGCCTTTTAAG
The Solanum stenotomum isolate F172 chromosome 12, ASM1918654v1, whole genome shotgun sequence DNA segment above includes these coding regions:
- the LOC125848699 gene encoding transcription factor DYT1, which gives rise to MVVIRCAKMESPNTTFDNSHNSEEREVGRRTDKRKQIDGEVKEYKSKNLKAERNRRQKLSERLLQLRSLVPNITNMTKETIITDAITYIRELQMNVDNLSEQLLEMEAIHGEEPETKNEEIIDTAEEMGKWGIEPEVQVAHIGPTKLWIKIVCQKKRGGLTKLMEAMNVLGFDINDTSATASKGAILITTSVEVVQGGLTEANRIREILLEIIHGIY